ACCCGCAACCCGTTCTACCCGCGCAGGTGGCGGGTACGCTGTGGACGCATGACCGACATTGAGGCCCACTCGCACCACTCGACGGCGTTTCTCACCGACATGTACGAGCTGACCATGCTCGACGCCGCGTTCAAGGACGGCACCGCGCACCGCCAGTGCACCTTCGAAGTGTTCGCCCGCAGGCTTTCCGACGGCCGCCGCTACGGCGTGCTCGCTGGTACCGCCCGCGTGCTGGATGCGATCTGCCAGTTCCGCTTCACCGAGGAACAACTCGCCATGGCCGACTTCCTTTCCGTGGAAGCCAGGGACTACCTGCGCAACTACCGCTTCTCCGGGCAAGTGGACGGCTATCGCGAAGGGGAAATTTACTTCCCCTATTCCCCGCTGATGACGGTGCGCGGCACCTTTGCCGAGTGCGTCATCCTCGAGACTGTGATCCTGTCCATCCTCAACTCTGACTCCGCCGTGGCGTCCGCGGCCTCGCGCATGGTCACCGCCGCCGAAGGCCGCCCGATTATGGAGATGGGGTCGCGCCGCACGAACGAGCGCGCCGCGGTCTCCGCGGCCCGCGCCGCCTATATCGCGGGGTTCTCCTCCACTTCCAACATGGAGGCGGCCATGCGCTACGGCATCCCGGCGGCGGGTACCGCAGCCCACTCGTGGATGCTGCTGCACGTGGACGAGAACGGGGTGCCAGATGAGAAGGCCGCCTTCCAGGCCCAGGTGGACCGGCTGGGTACCGACACGACGCTACTGGTTGATACCTTTGACATCACCAAGGGCGTCGAGAACGCCCTCGAGGTCGCCGGTCCGGAGCTCGGCGCGGTCCGCATCGACTCCGGCGACCTCGGTATCGTCTCTCGCCAGGTGCGGAAGCAGCTTGATGACGCAGGCGCGGTAAGCACCAAGATCATCGTCTCCTCCGATCTCGACGAGTTCGTCATAGCCGGGTTGCGCAGTGACCCCGTCGACGGTTTCGGCGTAGGCACCTCCGTGGTCACCGGCTCGGGCGCTCCCACCGCCGGAATGGTGTACAAGCTGGTGG
This window of the Corynebacterium qintianiae genome carries:
- a CDS encoding nicotinate phosphoribosyltransferase translates to MTDIEAHSHHSTAFLTDMYELTMLDAAFKDGTAHRQCTFEVFARRLSDGRRYGVLAGTARVLDAICQFRFTEEQLAMADFLSVEARDYLRNYRFSGQVDGYREGEIYFPYSPLMTVRGTFAECVILETVILSILNSDSAVASAASRMVTAAEGRPIMEMGSRRTNERAAVSAARAAYIAGFSSTSNMEAAMRYGIPAAGTAAHSWMLLHVDENGVPDEKAAFQAQVDRLGTDTTLLVDTFDITKGVENALEVAGPELGAVRIDSGDLGIVSRQVRKQLDDAGAVSTKIIVSSDLDEFVIAGLRSDPVDGFGVGTSVVTGSGAPTAGMVYKLVEVEGHPVAKRSRGKITYGGTKSALRAYRASGVAVSELVHPAGADIRRKKSLTYREMVIPLVRDGQILDNLNDLEQTREHLAIARTTLPWEGLALSRDEPAIPTHFVGFPEPAE